The sequence TTTATTATGAAGCCTTTTCATCTTGATCAGATGATGGCGGCTGTAGATCGTTGCATTGAGCGTCGTTTACTCAAGCGCGAGAATCTGATGCTGCGCCGTGAGGTATCTATTGGGTATTCATCGACCATTATTGGCAGTAGCGAGGCCATGGAGTCAGTAAAACATGTGATAGAACGTGTGGCTCCAACTAATGCCGTTGTGCTTATACAAGGTGAATCAGGTACGGGTAAAGAACTCGTCGCAAGACAACTGCATTTATTGAGTGGCCGACAAGGGCCATTTGTACCCGTTAACTGCGGCTCTATAGCCCCTGAGTTGCTCGAGAGTGAACTCTTTGGCCATGTTGCGGGTGCATTTACGGGGGCGAAGGGAAATCGAGAGGGGTTATTTAGTTTCGCCTCTGGTGGGACGATTTTTCTGGATGAAATAGGTGAAATGCCACTGAAAATGCAGACAGCGTTGCTTAGAGTGTTAGAGCAAAAAGCGATCCGACCTGTCGGCAGTGAAAAAGAAGTGAATATTGATGTTCGGGTTATTGCTGCAACCAACCGAACCCTCTTGGAAGAGGTTGATGCTGGGAACTTCCGTCGAGATTTGTATTATCGACTCAATGTGCTCGACATCTTAATTCCGCCGTTAAGGGATCGCCCTGAGGATATCGTTGAGCTAACCCATCACTTTACTCGTCAGCTTGCCGCTGAGCTTGGTGTCAGGGAAGTAGTGTGGAGCCATGAGGATATGGTTAAGCTACAACAGCATGAATGGCCGGGTAATATCCGTGAGCTGCGTAATATGATCGAGCGTTGTATTTTACTTGGTAAACCCCCCGCGGAATATTGGAAACAACAGGTAAAGAGTGAATCTTCAGCTTCCCAAGGTTATCCCTTAGATTGGCCATTAAAGGATGTCGAAAAACATCATGTCACCAGCGTGGTAGATTTACATTCTGGTAATAAATCTGCGGCAGCGAGAGACTTAGGTGTTTCTCGTAAAACCTTAGATCGTAAATATAAAGAGTGGTTTGGCTTAAGCGGCGAACAGGAGTCTTAGGGTGTCTTTCTTTACTCACTTTTTTGGTGTCAGTTGGCAGCAAATGCAGGCCAAGGTGCGTTATCGCATATTAATCCTTACCTTATTGCCTATTTTACTGACGCTGGTGAGTTTAGTTTTTATCACCATTTACTGGAACATTAGTTACACAGGTAAGCAGCTATTTATGAAGGTAAAAGCTGACTTAGCAGTGGCTGAAAATACCCTACAACAAGTGCAAGTTCGTCAGGAAAAACAGCTCGAAAAGGTGATGACATCTTGGACTTTTCAAAATGATTTTCGCCCTATATTGAACGGAGAAATGAATCATAGGGCCAATATTGATGCTTTTCTGAATGAACAAAAACAACTGCTTAATCTCGATTATCTACGTTTAGTCAGTGTCTCAGAGGCGGCGACAGATCCCGATTTACGCTTGATTTTACCCAAAATGGGCGGTCTATTGCCTTATTCTGGCCTGATGGTGTTATCGCCGGAGCGTTTAGCACGAATTGATCCTGAGCTAGCCGTTACCGCGAGTATTCCCATTGTTGCAACCTTACGGGCCCAAAATCCGGATAAAGGGGTGGAAGGGCGTGGTTTACTCAGTCGTAGTTTACTGCCAGTACCTGATTTAGCGGGTAAGGTTGCTTGGTATTTGGATGGTGGCATCTTATTTAACCGCGATACACGCATCGTTGATCATATTCGGGATTTGGTATACGACAAAGGCACGCTCCCAGAGCGTTCAATTGGTACGGTTACCATTTTTCTAGATAACATTCGTATTTCTACTAATGTGCCGTTGCACTTTTTTCCTCAAGGCAATGAAACGCAAGGTCGAGCTTTAGGTAGTTTAGTGTCTGAGGAGGTACGTGAGAAAGTGCTCAATCGTGGTGAGCTATGGGTGGATCGTGCCTTTGTGTTCAATGATTGGTTTATTTCTGCCTATGCGCCTTTGGAGGATATTCGAGGCCAGCGAGTGGGCATGATCTACACAGGGTTCTCTGAGTCACCCTTTATTCATAATTATCTTTTGAATATCATTGAGCTAGGCACAATTCTGATGTTGGTGCTACTCGTATCAGGTTTACTGGTTTATCGCGGAGCCTATAGCCTGTTGCTACCGATAGAACGGATCCATCATGTCGTGCAGGCGGTGCAGTCTGGGCGCAATATTCGTATCGGCGCCTTAGGTTTGGACAGAGAAAACGAATTATCGAATTTGGCCGAGCAGTTTGATCGTATGCTCGACTTATTGCAACGTCGTAATGCACAGATCCAATCTGCTGCTGAGCAGCTTGAGATGAAGGTCGAAGAACGTACCCGTAGTCTTCAGGACAAAACCTTAGAGTTAGAACGTAACGTCGCACTGCTAAATGAAACCCGCCAGCAGCTTGTGACTAACGAAAAACTCACCGCACTCGGTGAGTTAACCGCAGGCATAGCCCATGAAATTAATAATCCCACCGCGGTTATTCTCGGTAATATGGAGCTAATGCGCTACGAGCTTGGGGATAATGCGGACCTCGTTAAAGAAGAAATTGATTTAGTCATCCAGCAAGTGATGCGTATCAGCACCATTATTCGCAGCTTATTACAGTACAGCCGTCCCGGTGAATTTAATGCGCCACTAGAAATGCAGTCTATTACTCCCATTATTGAAGAGACTATGGTGCTGGTTCGTCATTCGATTAAAAAACAAGAAGTTATCTTGATCACTGAGTTGAGTGCGACTTGCCTTGTGCAAGTCAATCGACCGCAGCTATTGCAGGTCTTGATTAATTTGGTGGTAAACGCAGCGCATGCAATGGACGGTAAAGGTCGTATTTGGGTAAGGACTTACGACTGGTTGCAACAAGATGTGCCCATAGGCGTTAAAATTGAGGTTGAAGATGAAGGCTCTGGAATTGCGCCTGAGTTATTGGGTCGAATTTTTGACCCATTTTATACCACCCGTAAGGATGGTACTGGGTTAGGGCTTTCTTTAAGTTATGGAATTATAAAACGAATTGGTGGGACAATAGAGGTCAGTTCAACCTTAGGTAAAGGTACTGTATTCACGATTGGTTTATACCATGAGGCGAAAGAAGAGCAGGAGAATAATCCCTATGACGGATTACATTTCTCTGGATCTGAAATTTAAGCAAAAAAAAGCCGGATGATGAGTCCGGCCACAAAAGAGTGTGTGTGAGCAATGTCGTGCTTGCAAACTCAGGAGCACTTTAACAACTTCAGATTACCAGTCATCGGTGTTAAAGATGAGTTTTGGAACGCACGTTAACGATAATCATTCTCAATTGTGTTTGCAAGTTATTTATCCAAAAAAAAGCAGATCTTTACAAAATAGACATTGCCTTTACGCCTCGTCGATTTAGATCGTCTTACTGAGGTGTAATTTATGATCGACAAGACTTTTAGGATCAGCTTTGAGTTCTGTAATCATATATCGATTATTTATCAATAAATTAAGCATTCCAGGGAAACGGTTCATCGTCTTAACTTGAATGTGGTTATAGCCTTGACGACGTGCCCATGTTTCTTGGTATTCAAGGAGGCTTTGAGCTAGCCCTAGGCGGCGAAAGTCTAAGGCTACACCTCCTAACCAGCTGTAAAATATCGTTTCTTCTTGCTCATAACCCAGTTTGAAACCTGCAAGTTCTCCTTCAACAAAAGCCAATAAAATTAAACTGGTTTTGTCATCTAGTCGTTCAGCCAAGACTTCATGTGTAAGAGGGCGATTGAGTTCAGGAATTTGCTGACTGAGTTCAATTAGTTGTATGGCTAGCTCAGACGTGAGTTTTGTCTCAGCTTTAATTTCAATAGAATACATAATGATCTCTCATGAAAATCAGCCTTATTCAAGTGTAAACCTGAGTAAGGCTGAGCTATTAACTGGTCAAATTGTAACAGGTCTGGCCAGTTGAGTTAATCAGGAAAGTGATTTTTGCGGACTGGTTTGCAAAATCCTATCTTGTAAGACTTTGAGTAACACACCATAGGCGGGTAAAAATAGTCCTAAGCTGACGAGTAGCTTAAAGCTGTAATCGACAGTGGCAATTTCAGGCCAGTGAGATGCCATAAAGCTATCGGATGAAGCGTAAAAAGCCACGCTAAAGAAGACTAAAGTATCGACGAAATTACCCACTAGAGTGGATGCTGCTGGCGCAACCCACCAAGAACGACTTTTTCGTATGCGAGCAAATACTGTGATATCCATCAGTTGGCCAATCAAATAGGCAGCAAAGCTCGCAAACGCGATACGGAAAACAAATGTGTTCCATTGTGCAAGTGAATCAGCGCCTTGAAAACTACCTTGATGAAATAGCACCCCCATTACATAGGAAATCATCAACGCAGGGATCATCGCCTTGAGGATGATATTTCGGGCGGCCTGTTGGCCAAAAATGCGTACTGTGAGATCGGTCGCTAAATACACAAATGGAAAGCTAAATGCACCCCAAGTGGTATGGTAGCCAAACAGCTGAAATGGTAATTGTACTAAGTAATTGCTGACGCAAATAATCAGTATATGGAATCCTACTAATAGGAGTAAGGCGCGGCGGAGCTGCGCTGTAGTTAACATTAACATTTGTGGCCTTTTTAGTTGTGTAGGGCGGGGTGAGGGAACCCGCTAATGTTCAATTGTTATTTTTACGCTGACCGATTACAGCTTACTGAAATCGGGGCCGCTATTATAGTGGCCGCTTTTTAAGATGCAAGCTCACTTATTATCTTTCACCAATTTAGAAGATGAAACGATGACTCGGGACGTTTTGAGCTATCTATGCGAAACTATCCTACACTTTTAAGACGCCAAAGGAGGAAAGCGATGAAACGATTTCTTGCCATATTTTACTTATGCTTGGCTGCGTTATCATCTGCCGCGGCTGCGAATCCTGTGGTGGTCAATGTGGTGACCTCTACTTGGGAAGGTTATGCTAATCCTGATGGGACAGGTTATTACTTTGATATACTTCAGCGGGTTTTCCCTGCATCACAATGGCAACTTAATGTGCAGTTTATACCTTTTGCTCGAACACTCTATCTTATCGAGCACCAGCGTGCCGATATGGCTCTCAGTGTTTATCCGGGCGATATTAAACATAGTTTGCTGAGCGACAATCCAGTGGAAATCGACTCTATCGATGCGGCCGTTACGCCTGAGATAGCGGCAAGCTGGGTTGGGATTGAAAGTTTATCCCATAAAAAAGTGCAAGCTATGCTGGCCTATCGCTATAACATGCTGACGTCAGTACCTATGTACTACGAAGAAAGCAGTAATATGCTCACTATGCTTAACAGTTTAAATGCGGGTCGTATTGATGCGGTTTTAGACTACCAAAAAGATATTCTTGCTTTAGTGCCAAGACTTAAGTCACCCAAGAACTTTAATATTATTCAAGGGGTTATTAAGGCTGAAGCCTATTTTGCTTTTGCTGATACAGACAAAGGCATGATGCTTAAACAGCATTTTGATCGTGAGCATAAGCGCTTAATTGATTCGGGGGAACAAGAGAGGCTCCACCTTGAAACCATCGAAAAATTAAAGGCGAACAACAATTAAAACCTTCATATCTAAAGGATTTAATATTGGGCGCTATAATTCGATAAGAATGGACATAATGGTGGCGAGTTTATTCTCAAGTTCCTGCCATTCGGCCTCAGGATCTGAGCCTGCGATAATTCCCGCACCAGCAAATAGATTAATCCTACCTGGTTCAATCAGGGTACAACGAATGGCGACCGAAAATTCACTCTCGTACTTATTGAAATAGCCACAGGCGCCAGCATACCAACCGCGCATATAGCCTTCACGCTGCCGAATAAAGTTCATGGCTGAATGCCGAGGTAATCCTCCGACTGCAGGTGTGGGATGCAATGCTTGCAACAGTTGAAAATCGTTCACTCCAGCTTTGAGTTCAGCGCGAATAGCTCTATGTAAATGTTGGATATGATTAAGTTTAAAAATTGTAGCCAGTTCATCGGCACCCACATAATGGCTCAACGGCGTGAGCATATTAACTATATGGCTGCGGACAAGTTGGTTTTCAACACTATTTTTATTGTCTTCGAGCAGGGCATTTGCCAGCGCTATATCTTCTTCTTGGTTTAAACCACGTACTGTTGTTCCTGCTAGCGCTTCGGTGAACAACTCCTGTTGGCGCCGGCGAAATAAACGCTCTGGCGAACAGGAAATAAAGGTGCGTTCAGGGCTAAATTGAAATCCAAATTGAAAACTGTTGGGGTTACGACCTTGCCAGCAGGCAAGCACCATCCAAGGATCAACGGGTTCATTGACTTCCAGTTGAGTGAGTCGTGATAGCACTACCTTTGGCGTATCTGCATTAAATTTAGGGTCAACGACTTGTTCGACTAATGTTTTCCAGCGCTGAAAATCGGGTCTGTCGCTACGTCCTAACAACGCTAACTTTGTCGGTGGGGCAAGTGGCTTGGCTGGCATGACGGCTTCGATAGCGGCAATAGCATTGTCGATTTCAGTATGGGGAGCATTATCGGCAAAGTTCAGATTCACTCTCAAACTGAAATGTGTACCACTACGCCTAAATTCGATACGAGGTAATAC is a genomic window of Shewanella putrefaciens containing:
- a CDS encoding isochorismate synthase — translated: MPVHALSKDLKSLIDKLIQLKQVSPTEPIVQLSITTVSMPLISWLASQTQYPRIYWHGRDRIEEVAAIGACKDFRFETGVDDQQLAMVYQQQRALSTNQDIRYYGGVAFDRTIESWPEFGNSRFVLPRIEFRRSGTHFSLRVNLNFADNAPHTEIDNAIAAIEAVMPAKPLAPPTKLALLGRSDRPDFQRWKTLVEQVVDPKFNADTPKVVLSRLTQLEVNEPVDPWMVLACWQGRNPNSFQFGFQFSPERTFISCSPERLFRRRQQELFTEALAGTTVRGLNQEEDIALANALLEDNKNSVENQLVRSHIVNMLTPLSHYVGADELATIFKLNHIQHLHRAIRAELKAGVNDFQLLQALHPTPAVGGLPRHSAMNFIRQREGYMRGWYAGACGYFNKYESEFSVAIRCTLIEPGRINLFAGAGIIAGSDPEAEWQELENKLATIMSILIEL
- a CDS encoding GNAT family N-acetyltransferase; the encoded protein is MYSIEIKAETKLTSELAIQLIELSQQIPELNRPLTHEVLAERLDDKTSLILLAFVEGELAGFKLGYEQEETIFYSWLGGVALDFRRLGLAQSLLEYQETWARRQGYNHIQVKTMNRFPGMLNLLINNRYMITELKADPKSLVDHKLHLSKTI
- a CDS encoding sensor histidine kinase, with product MSFFTHFFGVSWQQMQAKVRYRILILTLLPILLTLVSLVFITIYWNISYTGKQLFMKVKADLAVAENTLQQVQVRQEKQLEKVMTSWTFQNDFRPILNGEMNHRANIDAFLNEQKQLLNLDYLRLVSVSEAATDPDLRLILPKMGGLLPYSGLMVLSPERLARIDPELAVTASIPIVATLRAQNPDKGVEGRGLLSRSLLPVPDLAGKVAWYLDGGILFNRDTRIVDHIRDLVYDKGTLPERSIGTVTIFLDNIRISTNVPLHFFPQGNETQGRALGSLVSEEVREKVLNRGELWVDRAFVFNDWFISAYAPLEDIRGQRVGMIYTGFSESPFIHNYLLNIIELGTILMLVLLVSGLLVYRGAYSLLLPIERIHHVVQAVQSGRNIRIGALGLDRENELSNLAEQFDRMLDLLQRRNAQIQSAAEQLEMKVEERTRSLQDKTLELERNVALLNETRQQLVTNEKLTALGELTAGIAHEINNPTAVILGNMELMRYELGDNADLVKEEIDLVIQQVMRISTIIRSLLQYSRPGEFNAPLEMQSITPIIEETMVLVRHSIKKQEVILITELSATCLVQVNRPQLLQVLINLVVNAAHAMDGKGRIWVRTYDWLQQDVPIGVKIEVEDEGSGIAPELLGRIFDPFYTTRKDGTGLGLSLSYGIIKRIGGTIEVSSTLGKGTVFTIGLYHEAKEEQENNPYDGLHFSGSEI
- a CDS encoding 7-cyano-7-deazaguanine/7-aminomethyl-7-deazaguanine transporter, translated to MLMLTTAQLRRALLLLVGFHILIICVSNYLVQLPFQLFGYHTTWGAFSFPFVYLATDLTVRIFGQQAARNIILKAMIPALMISYVMGVLFHQGSFQGADSLAQWNTFVFRIAFASFAAYLIGQLMDITVFARIRKSRSWWVAPAASTLVGNFVDTLVFFSVAFYASSDSFMASHWPEIATVDYSFKLLVSLGLFLPAYGVLLKVLQDRILQTSPQKSLS
- a CDS encoding sigma-54-dependent transcriptional regulator, giving the protein MSQIDNNLKPLPLAVSVLIVDDEPGMRSFLNKALSKKFALVETAGSIEDAEQLRSRCHFDLLIVDIRLPGRSGIEWHEALDEQGRRSDIIFMTGYADMEVAITALRAGASDFIMKPFHLDQMMAAVDRCIERRLLKRENLMLRREVSIGYSSTIIGSSEAMESVKHVIERVAPTNAVVLIQGESGTGKELVARQLHLLSGRQGPFVPVNCGSIAPELLESELFGHVAGAFTGAKGNREGLFSFASGGTIFLDEIGEMPLKMQTALLRVLEQKAIRPVGSEKEVNIDVRVIAATNRTLLEEVDAGNFRRDLYYRLNVLDILIPPLRDRPEDIVELTHHFTRQLAAELGVREVVWSHEDMVKLQQHEWPGNIRELRNMIERCILLGKPPAEYWKQQVKSESSASQGYPLDWPLKDVEKHHVTSVVDLHSGNKSAAARDLGVSRKTLDRKYKEWFGLSGEQES